In the genome of Pseudomonadota bacterium, one region contains:
- a CDS encoding right-handed parallel beta-helix repeat-containing protein, with protein MVSGCGGGAGGDGSTGGPTTPPSSPAAQYSTSISPLYTDGENWNDYVKNDGTRCYSTDNVSCSNGGLQRAVYAGDKTSCSGLSATDDLGAFDWECDPTKSPVLMFSTGLKSGKGLSDLIDFDTAQWLLNKITVRDGNGAVVFETTPAVWWNNPIEIDNGGNTGNMTTEGKVYLVTVDNGGLYEFGTNKISLLVKPGVTLSGSLKTVAGLSFVWIEGAFDAAGSTDGIGVNFYITHYSTLNKVAVSNASMAGVKLSSSTNNTLKDITVTGSGGGNGIWLNDSSTNSLVGVTATGTNYGIFLVGSSENTLSGVVADGNSTGLSLSSFSNDNVLRNITATDNSISGVSLASSSRNGFTGELTVGGTNSPNCVAEDAPETEPGLVDNTCTTSGLEGSSDYGPNNWRSSAILKIVP; from the coding sequence ATGGTGAGCGGATGCGGCGGCGGCGCCGGCGGCGATGGAAGCACCGGAGGACCCACCACCCCGCCCAGCTCTCCTGCGGCCCAGTACAGCACTTCAATTTCACCTCTGTACACCGATGGCGAAAACTGGAACGATTACGTCAAAAACGACGGTACCCGGTGTTATTCAACGGACAATGTTTCTTGTTCCAACGGCGGTTTGCAGCGTGCGGTATATGCAGGGGACAAAACATCCTGCAGTGGACTTAGCGCAACGGATGATCTCGGTGCTTTTGATTGGGAATGCGATCCCACCAAAAGCCCGGTGCTGATGTTCTCCACCGGACTTAAAAGCGGCAAGGGGCTTTCCGATCTGATCGATTTTGATACCGCGCAATGGCTGCTGAACAAAATCACGGTCAGGGACGGGAATGGCGCAGTTGTTTTTGAGACCACGCCGGCTGTCTGGTGGAATAATCCCATCGAGATTGATAACGGCGGCAACACCGGCAATATGACAACTGAGGGCAAGGTTTATCTCGTTACGGTAGACAATGGCGGCTTATATGAATTTGGCACCAATAAAATATCCTTGCTTGTAAAGCCCGGGGTTACCCTTTCCGGAAGTCTGAAAACAGTTGCCGGTCTTTCTTTCGTCTGGATAGAGGGGGCATTTGATGCCGCCGGCTCAACAGATGGTATTGGTGTCAATTTCTACATCACCCACTATTCAACTCTCAATAAAGTGGCAGTGTCCAATGCTTCAATGGCCGGGGTGAAGCTTTCTTCGTCAACCAATAATACCTTGAAAGATATCACGGTCACCGGTTCAGGGGGCGGCAATGGTATCTGGTTGAATGATTCTTCGACAAACTCTCTGGTCGGAGTCACCGCCACCGGTACAAATTACGGGATTTTTCTGGTAGGGTCTTCAGAAAACACCCTGTCCGGGGTTGTTGCCGATGGAAATTCCACCGGGCTCTCTCTTTCTTCTTTTTCAAACGATAACGTGTTGCGGAATATCACTGCTACGGACAACAGTATCTCAGGTGTTTCCCTTGCGTCGTCTTCGCGCAACGGTTTCACGGGTGAATTAACAGTAGGGGGGACCAATAGTCCAAACTGTGTTGCTGAGGATGCCCCGGAAACCGAGCCCGGGCTGGTAGACAATACCTGCACAACTTCCGGACTTGAGGGATCGAGCGACTACGGTCCGAACAACTGGCGGTCCAGTGCAATCCTGAAAATCGTGCCCTGA
- a CDS encoding SPOR domain-containing protein → MKILRCLKMIVCLITALALSFSLNLEAAERSIDTVDLADLPDAQEVRVDFNRPLQYLSHSPLNSSRIVQVRFRPVDREIESSREVEEFNWQATDNSPLQEMVLEKDEVSELKLTLRFSRKVDFEVKSGDDLRRFAVRVFKPVAEYSEKVATTAAAPIMPGAGAVGGVAGVNLDYPYTITLKTSEKPFGKISIAATPELEKYRVYATELEKKGKTVYRIRVGFFPDQESAEAIVGSIRKVFATAWISKVSKRERLQSHNGIIELQYPKSAAGSGEVETTGKQGLPETSGASFFGGIDLRHPYAINLESADEYRRFALTIESDPADSKVADKTEEILGPRWTVKLRRKVHYDTVGTGSERRVVVRVRPGDEEDLQRSLTEQQMVDEIVRKLQLKPGVFQNYRLYTSKIKTDDGKVWNRLRLGFFPSREEAEEVLGMLKKNFPDAWVAKVSEEERAGSERRSIGTASMRITPFLTAMEQMDQKEDPLQAPKLMPPLSQQRVLTLMDEAEKEMTAGNYRRSIQIYTRILQDQDQQERKKAQELLGLARERNGQLAHAKAEYEKFIQMYPEGEDTERVKQRLVGLLTARATPPKVEMKKQSSRDRMEVFGSLSQYYYYDELNPETGVKTVTRSSLSSDLVFNVRKRAANIESRTLFVGGYEADGTSGDNITRINTFYIDADNKRTVSGRFGRQSRSTGGVLGRFDGGLLTYKFASKMKANLVGGFPVASDSLDQFATDKYFYGLSFDIGPYANYWNLSTFIINQEDNGFTERQAAGGEIRFFHPRASFFALADYDLYFDELNTALINGNINLPNKIIINLAADYRNSPILLPNNALSAFLGRNLLPDPADLTRTVTVTTLDDLRLYLTEDEIREIARAATYKTSSYMLGLVKPVSKKLQVGLDATATKIYASDDFSTSMAELVPGDNSTTPVTPPSALTINTATIQEEKPFEYAYTLQFIGSSLVKEGDIAILSGTYHDRNEQEVYTVNVNTRYPISRYWRLNPRISASYIKIRGLESSQFRTRPLLRMDYRLRKPRIHFTIEAGGEWNDFDPDGSTNTTNYFGSLGYRYDF, encoded by the coding sequence ATGAAGATATTACGTTGCCTGAAAATGATTGTCTGTCTGATCACGGCCTTGGCTCTCAGTTTTTCACTGAACCTTGAAGCCGCAGAAAGATCCATCGATACCGTTGACCTTGCAGACCTTCCCGATGCTCAGGAAGTCCGGGTCGATTTCAACCGGCCTCTCCAGTATCTGTCGCACTCGCCACTGAACAGCTCCCGGATTGTACAGGTCAGATTCAGGCCGGTTGACCGGGAGATCGAAAGTTCCCGGGAAGTTGAGGAATTCAACTGGCAGGCAACCGATAACAGTCCTTTGCAGGAAATGGTTCTCGAAAAAGATGAGGTTTCGGAGTTGAAGCTGACCCTGCGCTTTTCAAGAAAAGTGGATTTTGAGGTGAAAAGTGGTGACGACTTGAGGCGTTTTGCCGTCAGAGTCTTTAAGCCGGTGGCTGAATATTCTGAAAAAGTTGCGACAACCGCTGCGGCGCCGATTATGCCCGGCGCCGGAGCAGTCGGAGGAGTGGCAGGGGTGAATCTCGATTACCCCTATACCATAACCCTGAAAACGTCTGAAAAACCTTTTGGGAAGATTTCAATTGCCGCGACACCTGAACTGGAAAAATATCGGGTCTATGCCACGGAATTGGAGAAAAAAGGGAAAACCGTCTATCGAATCCGGGTCGGTTTTTTCCCTGATCAGGAATCGGCCGAAGCGATTGTCGGGAGCATCCGTAAAGTGTTTGCGACCGCCTGGATCTCGAAGGTTTCGAAAAGAGAAAGGCTGCAGTCCCACAACGGTATCATTGAACTGCAATACCCGAAATCCGCTGCGGGCTCCGGGGAGGTTGAGACCACCGGAAAGCAGGGATTGCCGGAGACTTCCGGCGCGTCGTTTTTCGGCGGGATTGATCTCCGTCACCCCTATGCCATCAATCTGGAATCAGCGGACGAATATCGCCGGTTTGCCCTCACCATTGAATCCGATCCGGCAGATTCCAAGGTTGCCGACAAGACCGAGGAGATCCTGGGCCCCCGGTGGACTGTGAAATTACGCCGCAAAGTCCATTATGACACGGTCGGCACCGGTTCCGAGCGGAGGGTCGTCGTCCGGGTCAGACCCGGGGATGAGGAGGACCTGCAGCGAAGCCTTACCGAACAGCAGATGGTGGATGAAATTGTCAGGAAGTTGCAATTGAAACCCGGGGTTTTTCAAAACTACCGTCTCTATACATCTAAAATTAAGACCGATGACGGCAAAGTGTGGAACCGTCTCCGGTTGGGCTTTTTCCCGTCACGCGAGGAGGCGGAGGAAGTTCTGGGCATGCTGAAGAAGAACTTTCCCGATGCCTGGGTTGCCAAGGTTTCCGAGGAAGAGAGGGCGGGCTCGGAGCGTCGTTCGATTGGCACCGCTTCCATGCGGATCACTCCGTTTTTGACCGCGATGGAGCAGATGGACCAAAAAGAAGATCCGCTGCAGGCCCCAAAACTGATGCCTCCTCTATCGCAGCAGCGGGTGCTGACCCTGATGGATGAAGCTGAAAAAGAGATGACCGCCGGAAATTACCGCCGCTCCATTCAGATATATACGAGAATTCTGCAGGATCAGGATCAGCAGGAAAGAAAAAAAGCCCAGGAGCTTCTTGGTCTTGCCCGGGAAAGAAACGGGCAACTCGCCCATGCCAAGGCGGAGTATGAGAAATTCATCCAGATGTATCCGGAGGGCGAGGACACCGAGCGAGTGAAGCAGCGTCTGGTAGGGCTTCTTACGGCGCGCGCCACGCCTCCCAAAGTGGAAATGAAAAAACAATCCTCCCGGGACAGGATGGAGGTGTTCGGCAGTCTGTCGCAATATTACTATTATGATGAACTGAACCCCGAAACGGGTGTGAAAACCGTGACCCGGTCATCACTTTCCAGTGATCTGGTCTTTAACGTCAGAAAGAGGGCGGCGAACATTGAGTCGCGGACCCTTTTTGTCGGCGGTTATGAAGCCGATGGAACTTCCGGGGACAATATTACCAGGATCAATACCTTTTATATCGACGCGGATAACAAAAGAACGGTTTCCGGCAGATTCGGCAGGCAGTCAAGAAGCACCGGCGGGGTCCTTGGCCGTTTTGACGGAGGGCTTTTAACGTATAAGTTCGCTTCAAAGATGAAGGCGAACCTTGTGGGAGGCTTTCCCGTTGCCTCCGACAGTCTTGATCAATTTGCAACGGACAAATATTTTTACGGTCTCAGTTTTGACATCGGGCCTTATGCCAACTACTGGAATCTCAGCACCTTTATTATCAATCAGGAGGATAATGGCTTTACCGAACGACAGGCGGCAGGTGGTGAAATCCGCTTTTTTCATCCCCGGGCATCGTTTTTCGCCCTGGCTGATTACGATCTCTATTTTGACGAATTAAATACCGCGCTCATTAACGGCAATATCAATCTGCCCAATAAGATCATCATCAACCTGGCGGCGGATTATCGCAACAGTCCGATCCTGTTGCCGAATAACGCCTTGAGTGCCTTTCTGGGCAGGAATCTGCTCCCCGATCCCGCAGACCTTACCCGGACCGTAACGGTGACAACCCTTGATGATCTGAGATTGTACCTGACCGAAGATGAGATTCGCGAGATTGCGAGAGCGGCAACCTACAAGACCAGTTCCTATATGCTGGGTCTTGTAAAGCCGGTCAGCAAAAAACTGCAGGTCGGTCTGGATGCGACTGCGACAAAAATTTACGCCTCCGACGATTTTTCGACCTCCATGGCCGAACTGGTTCCTGGAGACAACTCAACCACCCCTGTGACCCCACCCTCCGCACTCACTATCAATACAGCAACCATCCAGGAGGAAAAACCTTTTGAATATGCGTACACTCTGCAGTTCATCGGCAGCAGCCTGGTAAAGGAGGGTGATATCGCCATTCTTTCAGGCACCTATCACGACCGGAATGAGCAGGAAGTGTATACCGTCAATGTCAATACCCGCTACCCCATAAGCCGTTACTGGCGCCTCAACCCCAGAATAAGCGCTTCCTATATCAAAATAAGGGGGCTGGAGAGCAGCCAATTCAGAACCAGGCCGCTGTTAAGGATGGATTACCGGCTCCGGAAACCAAGAATCCATTTCACCATTGAAGCCGGAGGAGAATGGAATGATTTCGATCCGGACGGCTCAACGAACACGACGAACTATTTCGGTTCTCTGGGCTATCGCTATGATTTTTAA
- a CDS encoding cytochrome c3 family protein → MKWSFGRGVLHALALLVFVLAVFASNVGAEQVEFEFDHLATGFDLSGAHARLKCEQCHVRGVLSGTPKLCNQCHSLGSEVSASTKSPYHLPTEAQCGECHTDVSWFVGVDFSHSADVVGRCMLCHNGVRLPGKNAGHLPTTNHCEGCHSPQSTWDHVLKVDHAELNSSVCLNCHNGVKPQTHPNTTNLCDSCHLTTAWLPLSRLDHDELINPSCVSCHDGVNERGKEAGHLVTSGECSGCHSTVAWVPANLVYHTFVLACFDCHNNIDEIGKGVSHPVTGNTCEDCHYVSTWTAITPDAPLQSSLAMKAVAAAAPPVISASLRSVATMAVAAGSSPLAIQSATTVDHLDVSGTCADCHGRGDAKGRPVSHLGSTDKCDSCHITSAWKPAVVDHQETDGECISCHDGAKAQGMGSNHPDRNDSCGLCHATSAWTPAGEVAPALATDSRVALAAFDHSRISGTCIACHNGIAAPGKNATHLRATNVCDSCHSDNTWKPAVTVDHFEVSGACVGCHNSGGAASAKTPAHLRSTDNCDSCHNTQTWTTVTVVDHLEVNGSCANCHNGINAGGRSPTHIRTGGECDNCHVTNAWKPAVMDHMSISDPCFNCHNAAMAGGKPSAHIPSTNHCDGCHTTNAWIPARTDHDELAGAPSCATCHSAVMPHYSGDCRQCHSASPATWRVNRYSHNGGNHPDSTCSSCHLGNSSQTLPVTGQPCVGCHAPADHPEGDDDHDDHH, encoded by the coding sequence ATGAAATGGTCGTTCGGCAGGGGCGTATTGCACGCTCTGGCTCTCCTGGTGTTTGTGCTTGCTGTTTTTGCTTCCAACGTCGGGGCGGAGCAGGTTGAGTTTGAATTCGATCATCTTGCGACCGGGTTTGATCTTTCCGGCGCCCACGCCAGGCTAAAGTGCGAACAATGTCATGTGCGGGGCGTTCTGTCGGGGACGCCGAAGCTCTGCAATCAATGCCACAGTCTCGGCAGTGAGGTGTCCGCTTCAACCAAGTCGCCCTACCACCTCCCGACCGAGGCACAGTGCGGGGAATGTCACACCGATGTGAGCTGGTTTGTCGGCGTCGATTTCAGCCATTCGGCTGATGTGGTCGGGCGTTGCATGTTGTGCCATAACGGGGTGAGGCTCCCCGGCAAGAACGCCGGACATCTTCCCACCACTAATCACTGTGAAGGCTGCCATTCGCCGCAATCCACATGGGATCATGTCCTAAAGGTCGATCACGCCGAGCTGAACAGCTCGGTCTGCCTGAATTGCCATAACGGGGTTAAGCCGCAAACCCATCCCAACACCACTAATTTATGCGACTCCTGCCACCTGACCACTGCCTGGCTGCCACTCAGCAGGCTTGACCACGACGAGCTGATCAATCCCTCCTGTGTCTCGTGTCACGATGGGGTGAATGAGCGAGGCAAGGAAGCCGGTCACCTGGTGACAAGCGGTGAATGTTCCGGCTGCCATTCAACGGTCGCCTGGGTTCCGGCCAATCTGGTGTATCACACTTTTGTGCTCGCCTGCTTTGATTGTCATAACAACATTGATGAAATCGGCAAGGGGGTGTCGCATCCCGTGACCGGCAATACGTGTGAAGATTGCCATTATGTCTCCACCTGGACAGCGATCACCCCGGACGCGCCGCTCCAGAGTTCTCTTGCCATGAAAGCGGTTGCAGCCGCAGCCCCGCCCGTGATCAGCGCTTCCTTGAGATCCGTGGCGACAATGGCGGTTGCTGCAGGTTCAAGCCCCCTCGCCATTCAATCGGCAACCACCGTTGATCATCTTGATGTTTCAGGGACGTGTGCCGACTGTCATGGCCGCGGGGACGCTAAAGGGAGACCGGTATCCCACCTCGGGAGTACCGACAAATGTGACAGCTGTCATATAACTTCAGCCTGGAAACCGGCGGTTGTCGATCACCAGGAAACCGATGGTGAATGTATTTCGTGTCATGATGGAGCAAAAGCTCAGGGCATGGGGAGTAATCACCCCGACCGCAATGATTCCTGTGGCTTATGTCATGCGACTTCCGCCTGGACACCTGCCGGGGAGGTTGCACCGGCCCTTGCCACTGATAGCAGGGTGGCGCTGGCGGCCTTTGATCATTCGCGGATCTCCGGGACCTGCATTGCCTGCCATAACGGGATTGCGGCACCAGGCAAAAACGCTACCCATCTTCGAGCAACGAATGTTTGTGATTCCTGCCATTCCGACAACACCTGGAAACCGGCAGTGACGGTTGACCATTTCGAAGTGTCCGGCGCCTGCGTCGGTTGCCATAACAGCGGAGGTGCGGCGTCCGCCAAGACACCCGCCCATCTCCGCAGTACGGACAACTGTGACAGCTGCCACAATACTCAAACCTGGACCACGGTGACCGTTGTTGATCATCTGGAGGTCAACGGGAGTTGTGCAAACTGCCATAACGGAATCAATGCCGGGGGAAGGTCTCCGACCCATATCAGAACCGGCGGCGAGTGCGATAACTGCCATGTCACGAATGCCTGGAAACCGGCGGTCATGGACCATATGTCGATTTCCGATCCGTGCTTCAATTGCCACAATGCAGCGATGGCCGGAGGTAAACCGTCGGCCCATATTCCCAGCACAAATCATTGCGACGGCTGCCATACCACGAATGCCTGGATCCCGGCCCGCACGGACCACGATGAATTGGCGGGGGCGCCTTCTTGTGCCACCTGCCATAGTGCGGTCATGCCTCACTATTCAGGTGACTGTCGGCAGTGCCATTCAGCTTCCCCGGCAACCTGGAGAGTCAACCGTTACTCACATAACGGCGGCAATCATCCCGACAGCACATGCAGCAGCTGTCACCTCGGCAACAGCAGTCAAACGTTGCCGGTCACCGGGCAGCCTTGTGTGGGGTGCCATGCGCCTGCGGACCATCCGGAGGGAGACGATGATCATGATGACCATCACTGA
- a CDS encoding cytochrome c3 family protein, producing the protein MMNQVKIAVRSAVFLWLVFLACCGSAYGNEGQVTAGESAEPSARETIEKVVMPGEVIEGHAKYELVCKSCHLAFKKGSQAGLCLDCHKKVAEDVKQGKGFHGISKTVKDVECRKCHSEHLGRTADIVRLNRDMFDHRETDFPIRENHQTLNCVRCHKPEPKVKYRDAPSECIECHKEDEPHRGRLGKKCGDCHREATWKKYVYDHNKTKFPLLGKHEKVSCALCHPRQIWEKIPMDCYSCHRINDVHGKRYGTQCDKCHTPVEWKKPKYDHNSKESKFHLTGKHEKLKCDQCHKEGPLIRDEKDKLGHECVRCHKLDDPHKGKFDTKCDKCHSPKGWLEKIIYDHNRKDSKFPLKDKHKELKCNKCHIRPVAEQKPGTLCYDCHLLDDSHHLVFGNKCETCHAPTEWKKHKYDHNKKESKFLLKEKHEKLKCSQCHTTPVTKEQKPSIACFDCHRDHDVHKGKLEKYCDKCHTPKGWRVDVFFDHDLTSFPLIGMHGVATCENCHPDNVYITDKRKTCFDCHKEDDRHKQHLGKNCRQCHNPNGWELWNFEHDRKKFELIGAHQGLDCMLCHIKAVEKEIKQDTSCYSCHQIDDPHRGGFGLICERCHTPVSFKDIKIQR; encoded by the coding sequence ATGATGAATCAAGTAAAGATCGCTGTTCGCAGTGCTGTTTTTTTATGGCTGGTTTTCCTTGCGTGTTGCGGGAGCGCCTATGGAAATGAGGGGCAGGTGACCGCAGGTGAATCAGCGGAGCCGTCTGCCAGGGAGACCATTGAAAAGGTAGTGATGCCGGGGGAGGTTATTGAAGGGCACGCTAAATATGAACTGGTCTGTAAAAGCTGTCATCTGGCGTTTAAAAAAGGTTCCCAGGCCGGACTCTGTCTGGACTGCCATAAGAAAGTTGCCGAGGATGTGAAACAGGGCAAAGGATTTCACGGGATCAGTAAAACGGTGAAGGATGTCGAGTGCAGGAAATGCCACTCCGAGCATCTGGGCAGGACGGCCGATATCGTCAGATTGAACCGGGATATGTTTGATCACCGGGAGACGGATTTTCCAATCAGGGAAAATCATCAGACCTTGAATTGTGTGCGATGCCATAAGCCTGAGCCAAAGGTTAAATATCGTGATGCGCCGAGCGAGTGCATCGAGTGCCACAAAGAGGACGAGCCTCATCGCGGCAGGCTTGGCAAGAAATGCGGCGATTGTCACCGGGAAGCGACCTGGAAGAAGTATGTCTACGACCATAACAAGACTAAGTTCCCGTTACTGGGCAAGCACGAAAAGGTATCCTGCGCCCTTTGTCATCCCCGCCAGATCTGGGAGAAGATCCCGATGGACTGTTATTCCTGCCATCGGATCAACGATGTGCATGGAAAAAGGTATGGTACCCAATGCGATAAATGTCATACCCCCGTGGAATGGAAGAAGCCGAAGTATGACCATAACAGTAAGGAATCGAAGTTTCATCTGACCGGAAAGCATGAAAAGCTTAAATGCGATCAGTGTCACAAGGAAGGACCGCTGATCCGGGATGAGAAGGACAAATTGGGACATGAATGTGTCCGGTGCCATAAGCTTGATGACCCCCATAAGGGCAAATTTGACACGAAATGTGATAAATGCCATAGCCCCAAAGGTTGGCTGGAGAAGATTATTTATGATCACAACCGCAAAGACTCAAAGTTTCCTCTGAAGGACAAGCACAAGGAACTCAAATGCAATAAATGCCACATCCGGCCGGTTGCCGAACAGAAACCGGGGACCCTCTGTTACGATTGCCACCTGCTTGACGACAGTCATCATCTTGTTTTCGGAAATAAATGCGAGACTTGCCATGCGCCGACCGAGTGGAAGAAGCACAAGTATGATCACAATAAAAAGGAATCGAAGTTTTTATTGAAAGAAAAACATGAAAAACTCAAATGCAGCCAATGCCACACCACGCCGGTCACCAAGGAGCAGAAACCGTCGATTGCCTGCTTTGACTGCCACCGGGACCACGATGTCCACAAGGGGAAGCTCGAGAAATATTGCGACAAGTGTCACACCCCGAAAGGGTGGCGGGTCGATGTGTTTTTTGATCACGACCTGACAAGCTTTCCGCTCATCGGCATGCACGGGGTTGCCACCTGCGAGAATTGTCATCCTGATAATGTGTATATCACCGACAAGAGAAAAACCTGTTTCGACTGCCATAAGGAAGATGATCGCCACAAGCAGCATCTTGGGAAAAACTGCCGGCAATGTCATAACCCCAATGGCTGGGAACTCTGGAATTTTGAACATGACAGGAAAAAATTTGAACTGATCGGCGCGCACCAGGGGCTCGACTGTATGTTGTGCCACATCAAGGCGGTGGAAAAAGAGATCAAACAGGACACCTCATGTTACAGCTGCCACCAGATCGATGACCCGCACCGTGGGGGGTTCGGGTTGATCTGCGAAAGGTGCCATACACCGGTTTCGTTCAAGGACATTAAAATACAGAGATGA
- a CDS encoding ankyrin repeat domain-containing protein, with amino-acid sequence MGPRKRLALINIAVALIVLCGFSSSDGVATSRAADSGVEEKIDPRMLEVKAAARIRDYEKMFLLLKPMSIEGDPEAMYQLSGLYRTGKGVEKDVYLAYQWMKKSADKGHKNAIAGLEAMVKKGWDTPRPDSGAAPGKDERAWYFAESDRKKADQDEGGDLNLWQDGRLAEDAFRWAARKGQLEKVRQYVEAGIDVNDVGDNGRTALMEAASFAHAEVVLYLLQKEARHDMRDRYGNDALLALIHGGKAEKLAETLTHLINYGADPESLDANGNTPLLVATGKGLDDAVKILLARKVAIHTRDEKGRTAVQLAEMRGHQGVVRLLLRHGAVLEKKAEDRHRSPVILAEDLQTPPAVKKIASKDILPTKGWSTLMVVCWRGNIKVVEALLAQGVELDWQDEEGHTALSRAAWQGHDKIVALLLSAGAKTEIKQRNGMTALSWAAQEGALATVRLLIQYGAVVNLRHEDGNSPLFAAVAGKHPQTAAALLAAGAKANIKNKDGLTPLLLAVREGQAETVQALLQSGADVNTSGPGEQTALWFAAENGNSEIIKMLVTGKADVDLADIDGQTPLFMAAAEGWSDVVQELLRAGASVSKASKLGNTPLMAAAMNGHHQVVKLLVGEYPDVDLKNLHGDTALMLAVAAGHVATAEALLAAGAGPYKKNMKKESARQLAEGNKEMLAVIEKHGVGSTLRKVFSLPAK; translated from the coding sequence ATGGGACCCCGTAAGCGCCTGGCGCTAATCAATATTGCGGTTGCGCTGATTGTTCTTTGCGGTTTTTCCAGTTCTGATGGGGTGGCGACTTCTCGTGCCGCAGACTCGGGTGTTGAAGAAAAGATTGATCCGAGAATGCTTGAGGTGAAGGCTGCCGCCCGGATCAGGGATTATGAAAAAATGTTTCTCCTGCTGAAACCGATGTCCATTGAAGGTGATCCCGAGGCGATGTACCAGCTGAGCGGTCTTTACCGGACGGGGAAGGGTGTGGAAAAGGATGTTTATCTTGCCTATCAGTGGATGAAAAAATCGGCCGACAAGGGCCACAAAAATGCCATCGCCGGACTTGAGGCAATGGTTAAAAAAGGGTGGGATACGCCGCGACCTGACAGTGGAGCAGCCCCGGGAAAAGATGAACGGGCCTGGTACTTTGCCGAAAGCGACCGCAAAAAAGCGGATCAGGACGAAGGCGGGGACCTCAATCTCTGGCAGGATGGCAGATTGGCCGAGGATGCTTTTCGGTGGGCGGCCCGGAAAGGCCAGCTTGAAAAAGTACGGCAGTATGTTGAGGCGGGGATTGATGTAAATGATGTGGGGGACAACGGGCGGACCGCGCTCATGGAAGCGGCGAGTTTTGCCCATGCCGAAGTTGTTCTATACCTTCTGCAGAAAGAGGCGCGCCACGATATGCGAGACCGGTATGGCAATGATGCTTTGCTGGCTCTGATCCATGGCGGTAAAGCCGAGAAACTTGCAGAAACATTGACTCATCTAATAAATTATGGCGCCGATCCGGAAAGTCTCGATGCCAACGGCAATACCCCGCTGCTGGTCGCTACCGGTAAAGGGTTGGATGATGCGGTGAAAATTCTGTTGGCCCGCAAAGTCGCGATCCATACCAGGGATGAAAAGGGCAGGACCGCCGTGCAGCTTGCCGAGATGCGGGGGCATCAAGGGGTCGTTCGTCTTTTGTTGCGACATGGCGCCGTTCTTGAGAAAAAAGCTGAAGACCGCCACAGGTCGCCGGTTATTCTGGCCGAAGATCTGCAGACTCCGCCTGCCGTCAAAAAAATTGCCAGCAAGGACATTCTCCCCACCAAGGGTTGGTCTACCCTGATGGTTGTCTGCTGGCGCGGGAATATCAAGGTTGTTGAGGCTCTGTTGGCTCAAGGAGTCGAGCTTGACTGGCAGGATGAGGAGGGGCATACGGCGCTGAGTCGGGCCGCCTGGCAGGGGCATGACAAGATCGTGGCTCTTTTACTTTCCGCCGGGGCAAAAACCGAGATCAAACAACGAAACGGGATGACGGCTTTGTCTTGGGCCGCGCAGGAAGGGGCGCTGGCGACTGTCCGGCTCCTGATCCAATACGGAGCGGTGGTTAATCTGCGGCATGAAGACGGGAACTCGCCGCTGTTCGCGGCTGTTGCGGGAAAACATCCGCAAACAGCGGCTGCATTGCTTGCTGCCGGGGCCAAGGCCAATATCAAGAACAAGGATGGTTTGACGCCATTGTTGCTTGCCGTACGCGAAGGGCAGGCAGAAACTGTTCAAGCGCTCTTGCAGTCCGGCGCCGATGTCAATACCTCTGGTCCCGGAGAGCAGACAGCTCTCTGGTTTGCCGCAGAAAATGGCAATTCGGAAATCATCAAAATGCTGGTCACCGGAAAAGCCGATGTCGATCTGGCCGATATTGATGGCCAGACTCCGCTGTTTATGGCGGCCGCTGAGGGCTGGAGCGATGTTGTTCAGGAATTGTTGCGTGCCGGGGCATCGGTGAGCAAAGCGAGCAAACTTGGAAATACGCCGCTGATGGCGGCTGCCATGAACGGGCATCACCAGGTGGTTAAGCTGCTGGTCGGAGAATATCCTGATGTTGACCTGAAAAATCTGCATGGTGATACCGCTTTGATGCTCGCGGTGGCGGCCGGGCATGTTGCAACGGCAGAGGCCCTTCTTGCGGCCGGGGCAGGGCCTTACAAAAAGAATATGAAGAAGGAGTCGGCCCGGCAGCTGGCGGAGGGGAACAAGGAGATGCTTGCCGTTATTGAAAAGCATGGAGTAGGCAGTACGCTGCGTAAAGTCTTCAGTTTGCCGGCAAAATAG